A single Candidatus Bipolaricaulota bacterium DNA region contains:
- a CDS encoding extracellular solute-binding protein: protein MKRAVVALLILALVGTIAVFGLAANKVTIAVIWSGKELEAFESALVPFENQTGIDVVVESIGRDLPTVLATRVAAGNPPDMAAMPNPGQMKEFVAKGALVPLDDLSNLADSAKAFVDLATVNDHVYGVFISADLKSLVWYDPKVFKAHGYTVPKSWPELIELCNKIVADGGTPWSIGLESGAASGWPGTDWIEDIMLRTAGPDLYDKWVNHEIPWTHPAVKKAFQYFGQIALNDKYVYGGTTGELLTNFGDAGNPLFTNPPGAYMMKQATFIQSFIKKANPDLVAGEDYDVFVFPPISPVFGTPMLGAGDLISAFKDTPEVRALANYLASAQAQEIWCKALGKLAINTKVDPSIYPDPVTAKAAQLLANASAFRFDGSDMMPAAVGAGTFWSGVLDYVSGIPLDTVLANIEASAKEAYGK from the coding sequence ATGAAAAGAGCGGTTGTAGCGTTGTTGATCCTGGCGTTGGTGGGAACGATCGCCGTATTTGGACTGGCGGCGAATAAGGTAACAATAGCGGTCATCTGGAGCGGGAAGGAACTGGAGGCGTTCGAGAGTGCTCTCGTCCCGTTTGAGAACCAGACCGGCATCGACGTGGTCGTGGAAAGCATCGGCCGTGACCTTCCGACGGTTCTGGCCACCCGTGTGGCCGCCGGAAATCCGCCGGATATGGCAGCGATGCCCAACCCCGGGCAGATGAAGGAGTTCGTCGCCAAGGGGGCGCTCGTCCCGCTGGACGACCTCTCCAATCTCGCCGATTCGGCAAAGGCGTTTGTTGATCTGGCTACGGTGAACGACCACGTGTACGGGGTGTTCATCTCCGCCGACCTGAAGAGCCTTGTCTGGTACGATCCCAAGGTGTTCAAGGCGCATGGGTATACCGTGCCGAAGAGCTGGCCGGAGCTGATCGAGCTGTGCAACAAGATCGTCGCCGACGGCGGAACCCCGTGGTCGATCGGGCTCGAGTCGGGAGCGGCGAGTGGATGGCCGGGGACCGACTGGATCGAGGACATCATGCTCCGCACTGCCGGCCCTGACCTCTACGATAAGTGGGTCAACCACGAGATTCCGTGGACCCATCCAGCGGTGAAGAAGGCGTTCCAGTACTTCGGACAGATCGCCCTCAACGACAAGTACGTCTACGGTGGGACGACCGGCGAGCTGCTGACCAACTTCGGCGACGCCGGGAACCCGCTGTTCACCAACCCGCCGGGGGCGTACATGATGAAGCAGGCTACCTTCATTCAGTCGTTCATCAAGAAGGCAAATCCGGACCTGGTTGCGGGTGAAGACTACGATGTATTCGTCTTCCCGCCGATCTCGCCGGTCTTCGGGACCCCGATGCTCGGTGCCGGTGACCTGATCAGTGCGTTCAAGGACACCCCTGAAGTGCGCGCATTGGCCAACTACCTCGCCTCAGCGCAGGCGCAGGAGATCTGGTGCAAGGCGCTCGGGAAGCTGGCGATCAACACCAAGGTCGACCCGTCCATCTATCCGGATCCGGTGACCGCGAAGGCGGCGCAGCTGCTTGCCAATGCGTCTGCATTCCGGTTCGACGGCTCGGATATGATGCCGGCAGCGGTCGGCGCCGGGACCTTCTGGAGCGGTGTGCTCGACTACGTCAGCGGAATCCCGCTTGATACGGTTCTCGCAAACATCGAGGCAAGCGCGAAAGAGGCCTACGGGAAGTAG
- a CDS encoding sugar ABC transporter permease, with translation MRTNRLTPWLYIAPVLLLLGIFLLYPSIETFRISFFGPSSKNFVGFANYIYAFTNPVMRTAFRNNALWVVVFTSFTVGFGLILAVLLDRVRYEKIIKSIIFIPMAISFVGAGVIWKFVYAYRPPGAPQIGLLNEIVTVFGGKPIGWLIDRPWVNNLCLILVGIWVWTGFCMVVLSAAYKGIPKELMEAARIDGATEWQVFWRVIIPLLKPTMAVVATTMVVFVLKVFDIVYVMTNGNYSTEVIANRMYKEMFAWSNYGHASAIAIVLLLLIIPMMIINIRRFREQEAMR, from the coding sequence ATGCGTACCAATCGACTCACCCCATGGTTGTACATCGCCCCGGTGCTGTTGTTGCTCGGCATCTTTCTCCTCTATCCATCGATCGAGACGTTCCGGATCTCGTTTTTTGGCCCGAGTTCGAAGAATTTCGTCGGGTTCGCCAACTACATCTACGCGTTCACCAATCCGGTGATGAGGACCGCATTCCGCAATAACGCGCTGTGGGTGGTGGTATTCACCTCCTTTACAGTTGGTTTCGGCCTCATCCTCGCCGTGCTGCTCGACCGTGTGCGCTACGAGAAGATTATCAAGTCCATCATCTTCATCCCGATGGCAATCTCATTCGTCGGAGCCGGCGTCATCTGGAAGTTCGTCTACGCGTATCGTCCCCCCGGCGCTCCCCAAATCGGCCTGCTGAATGAAATCGTCACTGTATTTGGGGGGAAACCGATCGGGTGGCTGATCGACCGCCCATGGGTGAACAACCTATGTCTCATCCTCGTGGGGATATGGGTTTGGACAGGATTCTGCATGGTCGTCCTCTCGGCGGCGTACAAGGGGATTCCTAAAGAGCTGATGGAAGCAGCACGGATCGACGGAGCAACCGAGTGGCAGGTATTCTGGCGGGTGATAATCCCGCTCCTTAAACCAACCATGGCTGTTGTAGCGACGACGATGGTGGTGTTCGTGCTCAAGGTGTTCGACATCGTCTACGTAATGACGAACGGAAACTACTCAACTGAGGTGATTGCTAACCGCATGTACAAGGAGATGTTCGCCTGGTCGAATTATGGACACGCAAGCGCAATCGCAATCGTCCTGCTTTTGCTCATCATCCCGATGATGATCATCAACATCCGGCGGTTCCGGGAACAGGAGGCGATGCGATGA
- a CDS encoding carbohydrate ABC transporter permease — translation MKLLKRALPRTTLHAVIIGIALIWMLPTVGLLITSFRSPQDVAHTGWWTTLAHPFNFTQYTLHNYETVITKNGMGRAFINSLIITIPSTILPVLLAAFAAYAFAWMKFPGRKTLFMVVVALLVIPLQMTFIPVLRIFNWLHLSGTFPGIWLAHTSYGLPLTVYLLHNFIAGLPRDLFDSAAIDGASTLQTFFRLVIPLSVPAIASVVIFQFIWVWNDLLVALIYLGGFRSVAPLTLQVANLVGSRGQDWELLTAAAFVSMALPLFVFFSLQRYFVRGILAGSVKG, via the coding sequence ATGAAACTTCTCAAACGCGCCTTGCCCCGGACAACGCTTCACGCGGTGATCATCGGGATCGCCCTCATCTGGATGCTCCCCACGGTCGGACTCCTCATCACCTCGTTCCGCTCGCCACAGGATGTGGCCCACACCGGCTGGTGGACGACCCTCGCCCATCCGTTCAATTTCACCCAGTACACGCTGCACAACTACGAGACGGTGATCACTAAAAACGGCATGGGGAGGGCATTCATTAATAGTTTAATCATCACCATCCCGTCCACGATCCTTCCCGTTCTGCTCGCTGCGTTTGCCGCCTATGCGTTCGCATGGATGAAGTTTCCGGGGAGAAAAACGCTGTTCATGGTCGTAGTGGCCCTGCTGGTGATCCCGCTGCAGATGACGTTCATCCCGGTATTGCGCATATTTAACTGGCTGCATCTTTCAGGTACGTTTCCGGGAATCTGGCTTGCCCATACGAGCTACGGGCTTCCGTTAACCGTCTATCTGCTGCACAACTTCATCGCCGGGCTCCCCCGTGATCTGTTCGACTCAGCGGCGATCGACGGGGCGTCAACCTTGCAGACCTTCTTCCGCCTTGTCATCCCTCTGTCCGTCCCGGCAATCGCGTCGGTGGTGATCTTCCAGTTCATCTGGGTGTGGAACGACCTGCTCGTTGCACTGATCTACTTAGGGGGGTTCAGGAGTGTAGCTCCACTCACACTGCAGGTGGCAAACCTTGTCGGCTCCCGCGGTCAGGATTGGGAACTGTTGACCGCAGCCGCGTTCGTTTCCATGGCCCTCCCCTTGTTCGTCTTCTTCTCCCTCCAGCGCTACTTCGTGCGAGGGATCCTCGCCGGGTCGGTAAAGGGATGA
- a CDS encoding family 43 glycosylhydrolase: MLAFTLALFIVGSELGAAAVQSPSATLDWAPGPFTKYAGNPILTPQGDGFESWAVFNPAVILKDHTFCMLYRAQDHNGTSRIGLAKSVDGINFTRRPEPVLSPTEPYEIWGGCEDPRVVKFGDTYYMTYTAYNGYRAKLALATSKDLTHWEKHGVIIPWPWSKSGAIVPQKINGEYVMYFGDSNIWIAYSNDLLHWKVAPEPVMRPRSGHFDSRGIEPGPPPIVTDQGILLIYNGWNNDITYKVGAVLFSKRDPTQILKRTDQPILEPSEKWERSGQISNVVFASGLVKKGNDWYLYYGGADKCINLAIAKSSP; encoded by the coding sequence ATGCTGGCCTTTACTCTTGCTTTGTTCATTGTCGGTTCTGAACTTGGAGCTGCCGCGGTTCAGTCTCCTTCCGCCACTTTGGATTGGGCCCCGGGTCCGTTTACCAAATACGCGGGTAATCCTATCCTGACTCCGCAAGGGGACGGATTTGAATCCTGGGCGGTGTTCAATCCCGCGGTTATTCTGAAAGACCATACATTTTGCATGTTGTATCGGGCGCAGGATCATAACGGAACCTCCAGGATAGGCCTTGCGAAAAGCGTGGACGGAATCAACTTCACACGTCGTCCGGAACCGGTGCTCTCGCCAACTGAGCCGTATGAGATCTGGGGAGGCTGTGAGGATCCTCGAGTAGTGAAGTTTGGGGATACCTACTATATGACGTACACGGCTTACAACGGCTATCGGGCTAAGCTCGCTCTAGCTACATCTAAGGACCTCACCCATTGGGAGAAGCACGGGGTCATCATCCCCTGGCCGTGGAGTAAGTCCGGCGCCATTGTGCCACAGAAGATCAACGGGGAGTACGTGATGTACTTTGGCGATTCCAATATTTGGATCGCCTATTCCAACGATCTTCTCCACTGGAAGGTTGCGCCCGAGCCGGTCATGCGACCAAGATCAGGACATTTTGATAGCCGGGGGATAGAGCCTGGCCCTCCACCAATCGTAACCGACCAAGGAATACTTCTCATCTACAATGGATGGAATAACGATATTACGTATAAAGTGGGAGCCGTACTCTTTTCTAAACGAGATCCCACTCAGATTCTTAAACGAACCGATCAGCCGATCCTGGAACCAAGTGAAAAGTGGGAACGGTCCGGTCAGATTTCTAACGTAGTCTTCGCATCAGGGTTGGTGAAAAAGGGTAACGATTGGTATCTCTACTATGGCGGGGCAGATAAATGCATTAACCTTGCTATCGCCAAGTCTTCACCGTAG
- a CDS encoding carbohydrate ABC transporter permease, translating to MSKNKQELATVNYRGQFYQVDARWLARRHIARKIIVYSLLIILAGFMITPLFYAFISSFRNNPLAWPPSVSAPRLWPPNWVAAWKLGIQGGKSGWSGGWAPGGQVELGVTFRYPESSGTPPLPRVQLLAPPYESGMPSPIPATKVNVVEVQKKPSHDGVEIAYHVILTHQGDKTYPVLPLAVIGTKGAKFVRATLPPDSVSSRISGTYLTWKNVVPGAIGYIFNHYIRALTTYKGAGGSNLFPRWILNSLLVAALRIVITAITATMAGYALSRLRFPGKNFLFFFVIFTMMVPGQVTYISNYLVVRDGVFGLSRLLGMKTFLNTLWALFLPSLVSTSAVFMIKQFMESIPREIEEAARIDGANTFQIYTRIVLPLSMPAIAAVSILTFQGSWNEFFWPMVVLTNAEKYTLPVGLNFFLHYYQSVTGSVWSMILAGTVMSIIPVLIIYIIFQRYFVEGFHLSGIKQ from the coding sequence ATGAGCAAAAATAAGCAAGAACTTGCTACCGTCAACTATAGAGGGCAGTTTTATCAAGTAGATGCGCGTTGGTTGGCCCGGCGGCACATCGCACGGAAAATTATTGTTTATTCCCTGCTTATTATCCTTGCGGGATTTATGATCACTCCGCTTTTTTACGCCTTTATCTCTTCGTTCCGCAATAATCCCCTAGCTTGGCCTCCTAGTGTTTCCGCACCACGGCTCTGGCCCCCTAACTGGGTTGCTGCTTGGAAGCTTGGTATTCAAGGTGGGAAAAGCGGTTGGAGCGGTGGTTGGGCTCCAGGAGGCCAAGTGGAGCTGGGAGTAACCTTCCGGTATCCCGAAAGTTCCGGTACGCCGCCTCTGCCCCGGGTGCAGCTCTTGGCGCCGCCGTATGAATCAGGGATGCCTAGTCCCATCCCCGCAACAAAAGTAAACGTGGTTGAGGTGCAAAAAAAGCCCTCTCATGATGGGGTGGAGATTGCCTATCACGTTATCCTCACCCACCAAGGGGATAAGACTTATCCTGTCCTTCCGCTAGCAGTAATTGGCACAAAGGGGGCTAAATTTGTGCGTGCCACGTTGCCTCCGGACTCAGTAAGTTCACGGATAAGTGGAACATATCTGACCTGGAAAAACGTGGTCCCAGGTGCGATCGGATATATATTCAATCACTACATTCGTGCTCTGACAACTTATAAGGGAGCGGGAGGATCGAACCTCTTTCCCCGTTGGATCCTCAATTCACTCCTTGTTGCCGCTTTGCGTATCGTGATTACGGCAATAACCGCTACCATGGCCGGTTATGCCCTCTCGCGCCTTCGCTTCCCGGGGAAAAACTTTCTTTTCTTCTTCGTCATTTTTACGATGATGGTCCCCGGTCAGGTAACATATATCTCCAACTACCTTGTAGTTCGCGACGGAGTATTCGGTCTTTCCCGACTCTTGGGGATGAAGACCTTTCTCAACACTTTATGGGCTCTCTTCTTGCCCAGTTTGGTCTCCACCAGCGCTGTGTTTATGATCAAACAGTTCATGGAATCAATTCCGCGGGAGATCGAGGAAGCCGCCCGCATCGATGGAGCTAATACATTCCAAATCTACACGCGGATCGTTCTTCCCCTGTCCATGCCGGCTATCGCCGCTGTCTCCATTCTCACCTTTCAAGGTTCTTGGAACGAATTCTTCTGGCCGATGGTCGTCCTCACCAACGCCGAAAAGTACACCCTCCCTGTGGGGCTAAACTTTTTTCTACACTACTATCAATCTGTAACGGGAAGCGTGTGGAGCATGATTCTTGCCGGAACCGTGATGAGCATCATCCCTGTCTTAATTATCTACATTATTTTCCAACGCTACTTTGTCGAGGGGTTTCACTTAAGTGGAATCAAACAATGA
- a CDS encoding sugar ABC transporter permease, whose amino-acid sequence MKRRGEWASAFIFLLPLLFTLAVAFLYAFIRTVYFSFTDYNLFRITKFVGFGNYVHLFSDYRFVLALTHSLLYAGIVTATQTFLALLLALVLNQKIRGLTFFRASYYVPSVASSVAITLIFIWLVNRRGAINWLLTQIGHYWPLILVGLGVVILAQWVQVFIERRHGLPVRIMDPAILGISLLTGTVASIVLGHFGVIRTYPMHEVMIPWLTTRQTVLGIPLPLLSIMMLNIWTTTPTMMILFLAGLQDVPQELYEVADLDGASPWQKLRYVTVPAIRPVMFLVITLGLIGTIQMFDQAAITAGVAPLESVITLAYYTYWAVFGSGGLPKVGMASAAALVLAALTLVVVLIQRKFGFSEKSWYS is encoded by the coding sequence ATGAAAAGAAGAGGAGAGTGGGCTTCTGCTTTTATCTTCCTTCTCCCGCTTTTATTCACGCTTGCTGTTGCCTTCTTGTACGCGTTTATTCGCACAGTTTATTTCAGCTTTACGGATTACAACCTCTTCAGGATCACAAAATTTGTTGGTTTTGGTAACTACGTACACTTATTTAGTGATTATCGCTTCGTTCTCGCGCTCACTCATAGTTTGCTCTATGCCGGAATTGTCACAGCTACTCAAACGTTCCTCGCCCTGCTGTTGGCCCTGGTGCTTAATCAGAAGATCCGCGGCTTGACGTTCTTTCGCGCTTCCTACTATGTCCCCTCGGTTGCCTCCAGTGTAGCAATAACCCTCATTTTCATTTGGTTGGTCAACCGACGGGGGGCGATAAACTGGTTACTCACTCAAATCGGTCACTACTGGCCATTGATCCTTGTGGGGCTAGGGGTGGTTATCCTTGCTCAATGGGTTCAGGTGTTTATAGAACGACGACATGGGCTGCCAGTGCGGATTATGGATCCGGCCATCCTTGGAATCAGCCTCTTAACAGGAACGGTTGCTAGCATCGTCTTGGGGCATTTTGGAGTGATACGCACTTACCCGATGCACGAGGTGATGATCCCATGGCTGACGACGCGGCAGACAGTTTTAGGCATTCCCCTACCCCTCCTTTCCATCATGATGCTTAACATCTGGACCACTACCCCAACGATGATGATCCTGTTCCTTGCTGGTCTTCAAGATGTGCCACAAGAACTTTACGAAGTGGCTGATCTTGATGGAGCAAGCCCGTGGCAGAAATTACGCTATGTCACGGTGCCTGCTATCCGGCCAGTTATGTTCTTGGTGATTACCCTCGGATTGATCGGTACGATCCAGATGTTCGACCAAGCAGCGATCACGGCAGGGGTAGCACCACTGGAATCGGTCATCACCCTTGCATACTACACATACTGGGCGGTGTTCGGTTCAGGAGGCTTGCCCAAGGTGGGAATGGCATCCGCAGCCGCTCTTGTATTAGCCGCTCTGACGCTTGTTGTCGTACTTATCCAGCGTAAATTTGGGTTCTCCGAGAAAAGTTGGTACTCATGA